A window of Aliarcobacter trophiarum LMG 25534 contains these coding sequences:
- a CDS encoding TrbC/VirB2 family protein: MLGKKKINLVLMLMLLVLPNLVFASAINTDGAFNVMEAIKLALFAVAGITITILIAYVAFKVMHQGRPIDEMTKIIVGAGLLASASAIGGAFASFVS; this comes from the coding sequence ATGTTAGGAAAGAAAAAAATCAATTTAGTGTTGATGTTAATGTTGTTGGTGTTACCAAACTTAGTTTTTGCAAGTGCAATTAATACAGATGGTGCATTTAATGTTATGGAAGCTATAAAATTAGCTTTGTTCGCTGTTGCTGGTATTACTATAACAATTTTAATTGCTTATGTAGCTTTTAAAGTTATGCACCAAGGGCGACCAATTGATGAAATGACAAAAATTATTGTTGGAGCTGGTTTATTAGCTTCTGCTTCTGCAATTGGTGGAGCTTTTGCTTCTTTTGTAAGCTAA